The DNA window CTGCAGcgggagctgggagctgcagcccgtGGCCTGGAGCGGGGAGCAGAACAGTGCCAGCTGTGTTGGGTGCTGCCAGGACCAACCTGACGCCACGCTGTGAGCCATAAGCAGGGCACGCAGCCCAATGCACTCTCCTCACCCTGTGCCATTCCTCCTCGGTCTGTGTCAAAGCCACCATCCCCTGCAGACAGCCCATCCCGGAGCATCCGACATCAGGAACAGCTCCTGCTCCCGGGGCCCCCGCTCCCATCCTGCTCCCACCGCCCGGCTGTGCATTCTGGCACCCgagaggcagcacagcagctgcacaaaCTGCACCTGAGGCTCAGCCCTGCGCCAAGAGGGGAATTTACAACCAAGGTGTCCCCAGCACAGCGCTGCgaagggatggggagaggagcagggcaAGAGAgagggcacagccagcaggaagcGCTTCTTCACTGCCTTCAGCTCCACAGCTGTTCATGCAAGAAGTAAATCACTTTCATTAATGTCATGCATGCAGTAAGGAAGGCAAAAAAGGGCGACGTCAGGGCCTTTCAGGTTTATCCAGTGAGAAAGTTGCACTGATTTAACTACAAGAGATCCCAGGCTGTGGGACGTGGGGAGGGACAACACCCCAGTGAGTGGGGCTCGGGACCAGGTGGCACAGCGAAGGCTGTTGGACCAGTGAGGGGATGCAGACGTGTCtcctacagctgctgctggatgccCCGTGCCAGGATGCACACTGCCAGCccccaaagcaaacagagcGGGGGACAATGCAGCCACTACAGGTCAGCATCACAGCACCACAACCACAGGGCTCCCCAGGGGACAATACCCACATGAGGACAGAGATGCACACACCAAGACCACCGAGAGCTATGGGGCGGGCGCTGCTACCTGCAGTGCACCTGTATTTTTGGGGGGTgcatccccaccgtgccctcCCCAGCCCCGGAGGTGCCCTGCTGTGATGTGTCACTGCTCTGCATGCCTGAGATCCCCCCTCTGCGCTGAGAGCATCGCGGaaacctcagcacagcagaggacacgggccagcagctcacagcacagaaaggaaagaacacaGTGGCAGTGCAACCGTGCCCCAAAACACCCGGATATGGGGTCACCCCACCCCGACCCCACCCCAAGCAGTTTCCTCCTGATAAGGGCGGGAGGTGATGGCGGCATCCCTCTGAAAACAGCGGGGTCAGCAcgtgctgctcactgccacacGGTGCTCCGAGCCCCACTGCACAACCCTGCAGGGTGCCCCCCGAGTTCTATGCAGAGCCCCACCCCACAGAGCTCAgcgcagcccccccccccagagATCAGCACATTGGGTCTCCTCCCCCATCCCCAAGCTCAGCACAATGCGTGTCCCCCCCATAGCTCAGCATAGGGTCCCACTCCCAGAACTCCACATAGTTTGTCCCCTCCATGGCTCAGCACAGTATGCCACTCCCCAGTATCTCAGCACAGGGTCCATCTCCCCATTACAGTTCAGCACAAGGTGACCCCCCCAGGACTCAGCACTGTGAGCCCCCCCTCCCAAAGCTCAGCATAGGGTCCCATCCCCCCCATAGCTCAGCACAGGGTCCCCCCCAGAACTCAATACAGCATGCGTCCCCCCCGGGAGCTCAGCACAGCGTGTCCCATTCCTCACAACTCAGCTCATTGCCCCCCCCGGAGCTGAGCACTGTGTTTCCCAGTTCAGTTCgtgctcccccctccccccacctccaAACAGCGCGGCCCCGCAGCGGAGCAGCCGTGGCAGGGGAGAGCGAAACGAGGGGGGCGAAAGGGGGGGCGTGGGGGGGAACCCTCCCAAAAAAATCCTCCGTGCAAACAGCCCGTTTCCCAGGGCAGGAACGGCGCCCCGCAGCGCTTCCCGCAGCCCCGCCCGTCCGGCCCCGCACGGCGTTATTTAAGCATGTCGGTACAGCGCGACAATAACCGCCACACTTTcgccttttttcttcatttttttgtttttaaacagagaaaattcccccccctccccccccctcctgaCTCAGCGGCGCTGTCGCAATCCTTCCCACTCCGCAATTCACCCGCGAATACAGCGGAGGGGACCGCAGCCCCCTGTGCGTGCgtacccccccaccccccataaAGCGCTGTGACCCCGGGGGGGGCCGccctctgccccccccccccccccccccccccatcatcCCGGGAGGGGTTCGACCCCCATAACTGCGAGCGGTCCCGTGAGAGGGGGCACCGCGGGCCGAGcatctgtgcctcagtttccctatGTGTGTGTATGGGGGGGGGGTGGGCAAGGGACACCGCCGTGCACGGAGCGCAACCGCTTCCCCCTTCACCccccattaaaaataaagcgGTGGTGCGGCCCCGCGAGAGCGTTATGGAAACGGCGCTGCTCCCCGTTGTTATttaaagagaaggaggaaaaaggaggggggagggagggggggaggtgaaaaataagcatgaaaaataaacactctGTCTCtctatgtatatacatatatatatacatatataagcAAACCGAGAGGAAACAAACCAGCACAAGTTCGCTCCAGTGCCGGGAAGCACAGCCCGCCCCCCATCGCCCCCCTCCCGCTCCCCAGCCCCGCAACTCACCCCGCGGCTGCGGGCGGAGGGAACGCGGAACCCCGCGGGGCGGCAGCGCGGGGAGGCCCGGCCCGGCTCTGCTCGGCTCTGCTCGGCtctgcccggcccggcccggttCCACTGCCGGCCGCGGCCTCCGCTGCTCCCGTGCCAAAGGAGGGCAGCACTgcccgcccggcccggctcaGCACGGCCCGCACCGCAGCACGCCGGGATCTGTAGTCCGGAGCGGGGCAGCGCTGCCTGCCGGGACTTGGAGTCCCCGCCTCGGCCACAGCGGCGGCGTTCCGTGCGTGATTTCCTGCCGAACGTCGGGTTTCCAGGCGCTGCTTGCACCAGGGTTGTGCAGCTCCTTGCAAAGTGCCGTGCGTTTCCTTACGCCAGCTCTTTGCCCCAGGGTTGTGCAGCTCTTTCCATCAGGGTTGTGCAGCTCTTTCCATCAGGGTTGTGCAGCTCTTTGCACAGTACcgtgcagctccctgcacagGGATTGCTCAGCTCCTTGCACTGCTTCTTATTGCTTACCGGGGGTCAGCTGTGAGACACAGAGGAACAGCAGTGTGTCCCTGCCTGAGGCTCGGGGCCGTTTGGGACCCTCGGGGAGGAGATGCCCCAACACTGCAGAGCTTCAGTGTGAGATGAGCTGTGcaggtgctctgcagcagggagcagggaccTCCCAGGGCTGCCAGCACCTCCCAACCCACAGCCAGGAGTTCCCTGGGCATAGACCAGTTTGCAAGGAGCAGATTGAAGGGGAGGTGACACACTACAGCAGCTGGTCACCATCCGACCAGGACATGGGTGTTGGACCAAAGGTGATGGGACCCTTTGGTGCTGCATCCCCTGTGCATCCCTTGCATGAAGGTTCTGACctctcccagcccacagcacacAAAATATTGCATCCAATTCCCGCTGCACTGCTGGCATGAACCAGTTTTTAGCTGCCCAATTGCAACCACTCGACCatctctaaaagaaaaaaaggcccTTTGATTCACTGCAGCTCCAAATCACACCAGGGATGCTCAGGTCGTGCATTTGGTGCATTAGAGATGCGTTCCTGTGGTGATGGTCCCCACGTCCCCAGCCTGGAATAGTGGTGCACAATTATTCCTTCTTTTGGGGATGAGGcaggaggggctgtgctgctcccccagagctctgtgctgtgttgcagGGAGCAATGCCCAAccccctcctgctctgcctgaTCCCCGCATTGCTGCGCTAGGGCTGCACCAATATTTTTGCACAAGGCATGGAGGCGCTGGTGTCCTTTCTCAGGTGAGATGACAGAGCTACTGAGAGACCTGAGAAGGAGCCCCAGTCATAAAGAGCTTCTAACAAACCACGCTTAGGGCTCCTGTGCTGTGGGATCTGCCCGCTCCCCGGGAGCAGAGATGGCTTTTGGGGAACCCCTCAGGGAATTCCtctccccagagctgtgcttgggGTGTAACAGCAACACCACGGGTATCTGAGGCCCCTCAAGCAGGGGCTGGATGGTGGGACCCCTTGCAGCAGGAGGGGCTGAGGCACGCAAGCCGTCAGCCTGTGCTCTGCCACCACCGAACAAATTCAGCTCAGAGAGCGTTGAGGCTCTGCAGTTTATTTGCAACAGGAGACTGAGAGCACAGCCTTACACAGAAACCTCGGAGAGACAGAGAGCACGTAGAGGAATGTAAAGGCCCATAGGAAACCCACAGCAAGGCTCGCTCAGAGCAGGAGGGGGCTGCATTTTGCTGCCCCACTCTTCTACACCGACTTGGCAAAGCCGATGCGGTTGTACGCCATGTCGAAGATGGTGTAATACTCCTTGAGGAAGACGTCGCCCAGAATCCAGAGCGGCTGCCCGTTCTGGGATGGCAGGTAGGTGACTTCGATCCCAACGGTGCAGTACCCATCGTTCTGTAAGGGGAAATAATGGGGAGTCAGAGCCTGGGGAAGCACCCGGACCCcgcagctgtgcagggaggagagcatCGCTGTTCACCAGGAGCACCAGGTCTCTGCTGGACCCCTGGGACCTGGGAGGACAATACGTACATTGAGGACGTAGGCAGAGGGGGTCAGCGGGAGCTGCACCCCATTGATGATGAAGGAGATGGTAGGCAAGCTGTGGATCATACTGCAGTCAACTGCGTACTGTGGAGAGAGGGTGATGGGGAGATTAtggctggagcagcacagggagcagcactggCTGTGAGGCACAACACTTCCCAAGGCCCAGCTGTGCCCCTGcttcacacacagcactgcgCCCTGCAGACACCATCTGAGTTTTGCAGGATTTGTCCAAACCCAGGGCTTGTGGCTCAATTACAAACCCCACCCTGACCCAAACACCTTCCTTACCCCATAGCTGGTCTCCTGGGCCCCCACAGCCTTCAGGAATCTGCTCAGGTACTGCGCGGGCACAGTGAGCAGGAACGTCCCTGTGTCCACGATGGCCTGGCAGCCCTGGCTGCACCAACCCATCGCCGACTGTCCAATAGCAAACCTGAGTACAGAAAGGTGGTGGACATCACTCTGAGCCCCCACCGGGCACAGAACCCACCTTGTCCAGGTCTTGGAGGCCAGAACCTGAGGCTGCACACAGCTCCGTCAGGGATGGATGCAACTCACTCATTGATCGACACCTGCCAGTAAAGCTCCTCGGTCACCGGCGCCCACACGATGTCCCCAGTGAACAGCTGAGAGTCCACTCCTCCCAGCACGAGCTCTCCTCCATAGTTGTAGGTGGGATTGCTGCAAGAACAACGCAGTTAGAGCAGCAAGGAACCTGCGTGGGGACAGCCAGAGGGACAGAAATGCAGGTGGGCTTTACCGAGAGAAGTAGAAGCTGAAGATGGGCTGCttgagctggtgctgctgcagcatgccCTGCAGGGGGGTGGGCGTCCCTCCAACCGCGAGCGCAGGGTAAGCCATCCCCATGATCCCATCAAATTGGGCGTAGTAGAACGGCTGGGTGGGCTCATCCCGACTTAGCCCAAACTCCTGGTTTCTGACTGAGATGGTCTGGATCTGGAGGGAGAGGGAGCGCCGCGTCAGCCTGTGCACTCGTGCAAAGAGTGCAAAGCCCAGGAAGGTAAAATCGAAGAGTGCTCAATAGAACGGTGCAAACCCAAAGATTGCAAACAGACAGTGCAAAGCCAAAGAGTGCAAAAGCAGAGTGCAAAGCCAAAGAGCACCCTACAAGGTTGTAGCTGGTGAAAACATCCCTGGACGCCTGGCAAAACAATGGGCAGtcatgcaaacaaagcaaaaaatccaGCTGGGTAACTGAAGGGAGCTATAATCACTTTGTATAGCTTCTGCCCATCTCAGGACCTGGTTTGTGCCATGCTATGTGCATAAGAGATATGCAGATCGCTGCCCCCAGCCCGTCCCCCCGGCGGCACACCCACCCGCAGTGTGTCGTAGCCCAGCACCACTGTCAGCGTCCCACTGCCGTAGGACAGCGTAACTTTCTGCCCGTTGTTGATGAAAGTGGAGGATGCGCTGGGTTTGAACTTGGCGTGGTTTCCTGCGGGAGAGACGAAGCAACAGAGCTGCTGGGGGTGCTGTTGCTGTGGGGCTCATCGCCGCTCGGGGGACAGATGGCGACGGGCTGCGGGACACCCACCGCATGCCGGCGTGTTGCAGAGCGTGGAGGGCACCCACAGGTTGGAGGAGCCGGTGTCGAAGAGCACCAGGAAGTTCTGCGGGGGGGTCCCGATGCTGATCTCCCCGAAGTAGGAGGACTGCGGACAGAGGTGGGTTACGTCATGGGACGGGGCTCAGCTCCGCCTCCCCACCGTGCGCCACGTCCCGGCGCCTTGCGGCAGCGCTGCGGATCCCCTCAATCTTACAGCGATAAGATAGGAAAGGGGCTGAGCGGCCTCCTCCCAGATGAAGTGCTATTAGGCATTTCTGGTGTCCCATATAGAAAACCACAGCTTTTCAGGCAGCTGGGGGAAAGCTTTGCTAAACTCTGACCCAAGAGCTTAAAAAAAGTCTGTTCCACTCTCGGAGGCTCAGGGCAAACAGATCGCTCTGACAGCAggaggggggcagggggagCAGTGAGAGAACTCACATCCAGGTGGGAGGTCATCGGCTCGTACACAACGTTGTTCTTGCTGAAGTTATATTTCTTAACTGGATCGTGCTTAATTTTCTTCAGGTATTCCTCCAGCACTCCTGCCTCCCTCATTTTCTCCCGTATGGACTTGCCTTTCTTCAACTTGATCCTGCGCAgagggggtggaggggagaaaaacaaaaagcaaaccaaagaaagcaggaaatgagGTGATTTGGGAATTTTCAGATGTCCTCTCCTTTGGGTTTCCTTGCATCTTGCCGTGCTGCGAGCCATctgcacagcatctctgggccGAGGGCAAAGCCCGGGCTGCCGCTGGCGTGGCTACGATGGGTTCTGGAGATGCACGTGGCCAGGTGCACCGAGAACCACATCCCCGAGCAGTGCTCAGGTGCAGCACACACATGTGATGAACGCAGCCGGCCTCTGCTCCCCGAGCtccccccagccctgtgctgctccagcacacCCACCTCACCAGCccctctgtgagctgcaggcacagcacgGCCAGCACGAGGCACTTCATGGTGCGGCCGGTGGCCATGGTGCACCCGTCTGGAGAGcgcagcagcaggctgagccgCCTGGCCTGGCTGCCTTTATACTGGCACGCACTGACCGCCTTATCTGCGTGCCTCTGTTTTCCATTACCGCCGAGTGTAACCCTGGCTTGAAGGGTTTCTTTGTATTTTGGACCACGAGGAACTTGAGAAGTTTTTGTCATTAGTGGGGCACCCGGATGGGAACAGAGCACCTCGCACCTTCCACAGCCAAATCAAAGTGCGGCCACTCGATAAGGGCCGCCCTTATCACAGCGGGGAGAGGAGTTATCGCTCTGCCAGCACGCTGCACGGCTATCTGGATCCTTCCAAATCGCTTCAACCTTTCCCAAAACAAAGGCTCTCACAGCTCACGGTGCAGGATGGAAACTGGCTTGCAGGAAGACCCAGCGCCGTGAGGACGTTGAGGCCTGAAGGAGAAATGGGCGCTGAGGCTGAGACTAAAAAACCCTTCCATACTTTGCTTGGTGCCATTGCTGCAGACGTGCCTGCAGCGCCTGCCCAGCAGCCATTCATAGACGGCCTGGGGTCAGAAGGGAAGATCCCTGAGTTCCAACCCCCggcccaccccacagcaccctgcaCACCATGGGGGTTCATTGCTGCCCCCAGTAGCTGCTGTCTACCCAGCACCGCTGTCACTGCACTCATCCCACACTGCAGCTTTGCACATCTTGTGCTCCCTTGGGAGCGCCAGGTAGTGTGTGTCCTTTGCTGGATACTGAGTATAATAAAGCAATTATCTTGTTTGCTAGCAGGATTGATAGAAAGATCAACTTATTAAGATTGGATAAAAGGCAAATTCTGGCTGAAAGCAAAGAACAGTTATCAAAACGTCAACATACCGCGTGTTATCTGCAGGTCCCCAGGGGACTCAGGCTTGCCAAAAGACAAAGGAATTAGATGCCCTCTACAGCACATGCAAACATGctacttttgtttccttttgacCCCTCAAAAGTTAAACAGCATCTGTTTGCTAAGTCTTAGTCCAACAGGAAATGGGGAATTCCACTCTCTGCCATCAGAGATGGCGCATCCTTGTAGGGGCAGAGCtcacctgcactgctgggcatgGGCACGTGTTGGGGCTGGGCTCTGGGCAcgtcctgctgctcctgttgCACCAACAGACCGAGCAGCTCTCAGGAGAGCACTGCACCAGGCTGCAAACGGCTCTGGAGTCCAGCCTCTGCATTCCCAAAGAGCAGAGGCATTCCCAAAGACATCGCAGTCACCTCTGACTTCTTGGTCTGCTCTAGGCTTTTCCTACCTGTGGCAAAAAGCACGGAGAGGTGACTGGTCCCAGTACCAGGGCAGCCGGCCACCCCCTCTGCTGGACCTGTTGGACACAAGATACTGTGATATAACCTCAGCAAATGGGAGCACGGAACAAAGGGAGCgtgagcacagggcagctcaAACAAGCACCGTGCCAGCTGGAACCTCTCCCGAAGGCGCAGACCTCCACCTCCCAGACACCGAGCGGAGATCTGGGCAAAGCCCGCCTTCCACATCCCATGGGCTTGTGCTGGGAAACGTGTAGCCAGAGAGGGCAGAGATATCAGACCTGTGGAATGAGGAACGATGGAGCATTTGGAGCCTGAGATGTTTGCCTAGCACCTGGCTGCTTCCAAGCATTATTTTAGCTGCACAACAGCCTTGTGTGTGGTTGGATGTTGAGTTTGCTCCTGCCGTAAATGGACTACCTGCAGCAAGCCTGGCTGTGTCCTCTGCTCTTACCCCCTCACTTTTATTATGTAGGTATTATGAAGAGGTAATATTTTCAGCTTCATTCGGTTTCatttgtaccaaaaaaaaaaaaaaaaaaaagaaaaaaaaaaaaggaacataaggactgtgaaataaaaaaacagacTAGATATGCTTAACgttattttcactgcttttatttcttcacagtaTAGTCTGGAAAGAAACCCATCTTCAGTGCAAAGATTT is part of the Lagopus muta isolate bLagMut1 chromosome 24, bLagMut1 primary, whole genome shotgun sequence genome and encodes:
- the PGC gene encoding gastricsin isoform X2; protein product: MATGRTMKCLVLAVLCLQLTEGLVRIKLKKGKSIREKMREAGVLEEYLKKIKHDPVKKYNFSKNNVVYEPMTSHLDSSYFGEISIGTPPQNFLVLFDTGSSNLWVPSTLCNTPACGNHAKFKPSASSTFINNGQKVTLSYGSGTLTVVLGYDTLRIQTISVRNQEFGLSRDEPTQPFYYAQFDGIMGMAYPALAVGGTPTPLQGMLQQHQLKQPIFSFYFSRNPTYNYGGELVLGGVDSQLFTGDIVWAPVTEELYWQVSINEFAIGQSAMGWCSQGCQAIVDTGTFLLTVPAQYLSRFLKAVGAQETSYGYAVDCSMIHSLPTISFIINGVQLPLTPSAYVLNNDGYCTVGIEVTYLPSQNGQPLWILGDVFLKEYYTIFDMAYNRIGFAKSV
- the PGC gene encoding gastricsin isoform X1, with the translated sequence MARSTARCKETQRRGHLKIPKSPHFLLSLVCFLFFSPPPPLRRIKLKKGKSIREKMREAGVLEEYLKKIKHDPVKKYNFSKNNVVYEPMTSHLDSSYFGEISIGTPPQNFLVLFDTGSSNLWVPSTLCNTPACGNHAKFKPSASSTFINNGQKVTLSYGSGTLTVVLGYDTLRIQTISVRNQEFGLSRDEPTQPFYYAQFDGIMGMAYPALAVGGTPTPLQGMLQQHQLKQPIFSFYFSRNPTYNYGGELVLGGVDSQLFTGDIVWAPVTEELYWQVSINEFAIGQSAMGWCSQGCQAIVDTGTFLLTVPAQYLSRFLKAVGAQETSYGYAVDCSMIHSLPTISFIINGVQLPLTPSAYVLNNDGYCTVGIEVTYLPSQNGQPLWILGDVFLKEYYTIFDMAYNRIGFAKSV